In Vigna unguiculata cultivar IT97K-499-35 chromosome 3, ASM411807v1, whole genome shotgun sequence, a single genomic region encodes these proteins:
- the LOC114179372 gene encoding heme-binding protein 2-like yields the protein METAVMHFVYYLLISICWCSGNMGQAIELPNYTPILSRSDFQIRLYNESTWVSARVSGTSFDQSYKIGFQRLYQYIHGANSNSSKIAFTAPALTSVPSSSSPSGNAYIVRIFISTRFHGKPPLPNPELKLRIEKWKSQCIAVRKFGGYANDDDINKEIEALLTTLNNQSITIQDTDSYIIANYNASSHNTTQRLNEVWINVSGIGTQC from the exons ATGGAAACAGCAGTGATGCACTTTGTTTACTATTTGTTGATATCAATTTGTTGGTGCAGTGGCAACATGGGGCAGGCTATTGAATTACCTAACTACACACCCATACTCTCTCGGTCAGATTTTCAGATTAGACTCTACAATGAATCCACATGGGTATCAGCCCGTGTTTCTGGAACTTCCTTCGACCAGTCCTACAAAATTGGATTTCAAAg GCTATACCAGTATATCCATGGCGCGAATTCCAATTCTTCAAAAATTGCATTTACTGCTCCAGCCTTAACGAGTGTGCCGTCTTCATCGTCACCCTCTGGGAATGCCTATATTGTAAGAATATTCATATCAACTCGTTTTCATGGGAAACCTCCGTTGCCCAATCCTGAACTCAAGCTGCGGATAGAGAAGTGGAAAAGTCAGTGCATAGCAGTTAGGAAGTTCGGTGGGTATGCGAATGATGATGATATTAACAAAGAAATCGAAGCTCTTCTAACTACCCTAAACAACCAATCCATAACAATACAAGATACCGACTCCTATATCATTGCCAACTACAATGCTTCCTCTCATAATACTACTCAACGCTTGAATGAAGTGTGGATAAATGTGTCGGGAATTGGGACCCAGTGCTGA